The following coding sequences lie in one Capnocytophaga stomatis genomic window:
- a CDS encoding FtsX-like permease family protein, giving the protein MLSHYLKITVRNILKHKFRYLLTTLGIAVGITVFAIFQFAIDILNEFEHNLPKDKQLYTLSVNFKEQGSNSEASYLLTPYLVLERLKEEHLPEIQTIASYENVELDVYACPEHKQEWMFSGANRFASKEFFDLIGAKFISGGVSRWEHQPSVVLTDYFAKKLFGTTNVVGNSIEIHNSVYQRTFTIAGVIKPLNLPRYNAEIFSSESLFERKEGGVLVTLSKDASVEELNKVLKHRTSNYQFLERENVEYSYVELQEAEIGKNLPTPLYVVLSFLASIVLIIALFNFFNLLVNSIQARIRQFTLRRIVGANRWTFMLMLFCEIIPILLGATLISYLLTEIFIHWLLSSQIILKNEYNKVASILPILYDYPWQIALYTFLLCIVVAFLLTNYIQKIVLTQGIRGKLLKGSKNYMRNGLIFFQLLFTLIVFTVFYTLFGFLFSQIKDTHETLSKEQTQSVFSVSLSELKLRTNQEEIISRIRGIAGVEGILSITGENNFSFPSFINYDKNMGVEAFVFILSEDYSQFMEMKEPLPRKSLAPNEAIVNQKLADKLNSLGKSEISIYGVTHKVVGSVSNIPYSKTDSYAVLASADVLGRGNYLVKSNVAQAENVKTEILKIIREYLPATIPYRMGTMYEQINYTNTIANRIVGGISILAVMSLILTLLGIYTAVNADITRRRKEIAIRKINGATYRDILWKHLRLYIIMLLIILILSIPVNIFALSGLELTVFFDNFSLMVIISCLSTWSVLVIFILLTIYRLIHKACSENPINVIKSE; this is encoded by the coding sequence ATGTTATCACATTATTTGAAAATTACCGTTCGGAATATATTGAAACACAAGTTTCGCTATTTGCTAACCACTTTAGGAATTGCCGTGGGGATTACGGTATTTGCTATTTTTCAATTTGCAATTGATATACTCAATGAATTTGAACATAATCTCCCTAAAGATAAACAATTATATACTTTGTCTGTAAACTTTAAAGAACAAGGGAGCAATTCGGAAGCAAGTTACTTATTAACTCCTTATTTGGTTTTGGAAAGGCTGAAAGAAGAGCATTTACCTGAAATTCAAACAATAGCCAGCTATGAGAATGTTGAGTTAGATGTTTATGCTTGTCCTGAGCATAAGCAAGAATGGATGTTTAGTGGGGCAAATCGGTTTGCAAGTAAGGAATTTTTTGATTTGATTGGAGCTAAATTTATTTCGGGGGGAGTATCTCGATGGGAGCATCAACCTTCGGTAGTTTTAACAGATTATTTTGCTAAAAAACTCTTCGGAACTACCAATGTGGTGGGTAACAGCATTGAAATACATAATAGTGTTTACCAGAGAACCTTTACGATTGCGGGAGTAATAAAACCGCTAAATCTCCCAAGATATAATGCGGAAATATTCAGCTCTGAAAGTTTATTCGAAAGAAAAGAGGGAGGAGTGCTTGTAACGCTCTCAAAAGATGCATCCGTAGAGGAGTTAAACAAAGTACTAAAACACCGTACATCAAATTACCAATTCCTTGAACGAGAAAATGTGGAGTACTCTTATGTTGAGTTACAAGAAGCAGAAATTGGAAAAAATCTTCCCACTCCTTTGTATGTGGTTCTAAGCTTTTTGGCTTCGATTGTTCTCATAATTGCATTGTTCAACTTCTTTAATTTACTTGTTAATTCAATTCAGGCTCGCATCAGGCAGTTTACGTTACGGAGAATTGTAGGTGCAAATCGTTGGACGTTTATGTTAATGCTTTTCTGTGAGATAATTCCAATACTCTTAGGAGCAACACTTATAAGTTATCTGCTTACAGAAATATTTATTCATTGGCTGTTATCTTCTCAAATTATCCTCAAAAACGAGTACAATAAAGTAGCATCTATTTTACCCATACTGTATGATTATCCTTGGCAAATTGCTTTATATACTTTCCTTTTGTGTATTGTGGTGGCTTTTTTACTTACAAATTACATCCAAAAGATAGTTTTAACACAAGGAATACGTGGAAAACTACTTAAGGGAAGTAAAAACTATATGCGTAATGGTCTTATTTTCTTTCAGTTATTATTTACATTGATTGTATTTACAGTGTTTTATACTTTATTTGGATTTCTTTTTTCACAAATTAAAGATACTCACGAAACTTTATCAAAAGAACAAACTCAATCCGTTTTTTCTGTGTCTCTGTCAGAACTGAAATTAAGAACCAATCAAGAAGAAATCATTTCACGCATCAGAGGAATTGCAGGCGTAGAAGGTATTTTAAGCATTACTGGCGAAAATAATTTTTCGTTCCCTAGTTTCATAAACTATGATAAAAATATGGGAGTTGAAGCTTTTGTATTCATATTATCAGAAGATTATAGTCAGTTTATGGAGATGAAAGAGCCGTTACCTCGCAAATCGTTGGCTCCTAATGAAGCGATAGTAAATCAAAAATTAGCGGACAAACTTAATTCATTAGGCAAATCCGAAATTTCAATATATGGAGTTACGCATAAAGTAGTAGGCTCTGTGAGTAACATTCCTTATTCTAAAACAGATTCATATGCGGTTTTAGCTTCGGCAGATGTGCTTGGTAGAGGAAATTATTTAGTAAAAAGCAATGTTGCACAAGCAGAAAACGTTAAAACTGAAATCCTGAAGATAATCAGAGAATATTTACCTGCTACAATTCCTTATCGTATGGGTACAATGTATGAGCAAATTAACTATACCAATACCATTGCTAATAGAATTGTTGGTGGAATTTCCATACTTGCCGTAATGAGCTTGATTCTGACTTTGTTAGGGATATACACTGCTGTAAATGCAGATATTACACGCCGAAGAAAAGAAATAGCTATCCGAAAAATTAATGGAGCTACCTATCGCGATATCCTTTGGAAACACTTAAGATTATATATCATAATGCTTTTGATTATTCTGATATTGAGCATTCCGGTAAACATTTTTGCCTTGTCAGGTTTGGAACTTACAGTGTTTTTTGATAATTTTTCACTTATGGTGATAATTTCTTGTCTTTCAACGTGGAGCGTTTTGGTAATATTCATTCTATTAACAATTTACCGCCTCATACACAAAGCGTGCAGTGAAAATCCTATAAATGTTATCAAATCAGAATAA